A single region of the Accipiter gentilis chromosome 6, bAccGen1.1, whole genome shotgun sequence genome encodes:
- the CLRN1 gene encoding clarin-1, whose translation MGRIRCHCLAENRVPQRTLDATMPAQQKKIIFCIAGVLSFACALGTAAAIGTQRWVKGTILCKTGALLVNATGQELEKFIGEIQYGLFHGERVRQCGLGGRPIQFSFFPDLLKVIPASIHVSVILFCTVLIIFALVGAGFFMFNAFGSPYETLHGPVGLYLWSFVACSCGCLIMILFSSEVKIHHLSEKIANFKEGSFTFKTHSEQFTNSFWIILVCSLVHFLNALLIRFAGFQFPFSKSKDSGTITGAVDLMY comes from the exons ATGGGAAGAATTCGTTGTCACTGCCTCGCTGAAAACCGCGTCCCTCAGAGGACTTTGGACGCCACCATGCCAGCCcagcagaagaaaattatcttttgcaTAGCCGGGGTGCTGAGCTTCGCTTGTGCGCTGGGGACCGCGGCAGCCATCGGCACGCAGCGGTGGGTTAAGGGGACGATACTCTGCAAGACGGGAGCCCTGCTCGTCAACGCCACTGGCCAGGAGCTGGAGAAGTTTATTGGCGAAATCCAGTATGGGCTTTTCCACGGCGAGCGTGTGAGGCAGTGTGGGCTCGGGGGGAGACCTATCCAGTTTTCAT tttttccAGATTTGCTCAAAGTTATCCCTGCAAGTATCCATGTTAGTGTCATTCTTTTCTGTACAGTACTGATCATCTTTGCTCTGGTGGGAGCAGGTTTCTTCATGTTCAATGCTTTTGGCAGCCCTTACGAAACGCTGCACGGCCCCGTCGGGTTGTACCTCTGGAGCTTCGTTGCCT GTTCCTGTGGTTGCCTCATCATGATTCTCTTCTCTTCAGAAGTGAAAATCCACCACCTTTCAGAGAAAATTGCTAATTTCAAAGAGGGAAGTTTTACATTCAAGACTCACAGTGAACAGTTCACAAATTCATTCTGGATCATCCTGGTTTGCTCCCTGGTGCACTTCCTGAACGCCTTGCTAATACGTTTTGCTGGATTCCAATTTCCCTTTTCAAAATCAAAAGATTCAGGGACAATCACTGGAGCGGTTGACCTGATGTATTAG